The Prionailurus bengalensis isolate Pbe53 chromosome C2, Fcat_Pben_1.1_paternal_pri, whole genome shotgun sequence DNA segment tgcccctccccagcttgctttccatcgctctctctcaaaataaataaatatttaaaaatcaattccttAATGTgaacttattaattcatttaagcaTGATAACAGCCCTGTATGGCACAGAAGGGCAATCATCATTAAAACACCCGTGGAGATGACACTAAAGTAAAGGAGACAATCAAGTGAAGTCAATACAgtataatggggcacctgggtggctcagtcggttgagcgtctgactcttgattttggctcaagtcaggatcccggagttgtgggattgagccccagctTGTGGAATCACGCCCTATGTTGGGCttcgtgctgagcatggagcctgcctaaactcctctctctccctcttcctctgcccctccactgcttgcatgcacactgtcttgctctctttctctctcaaaaaaaaaaaaaaatcaagaggctaagtttataacatttaaaaacaacttgtTGGAGGCCTTATAGGTAGTAAGTATGAAAGCCAGATCTGGAATCTAGACTTCAGATTTTTCATTCAGGTAATTTCCTCTAAACTATGATATGACATTTAGTAATAAAACATTgctctgggggtgtctgggtggctcagttggttgagcatctgacttcagctcaagtcatgatctcacagcttgtgagttccagccccacatcaggctctgtactaacagcacaggacctggagcctgcttctgattctgtgtctccctctctctctgcccctcccctgctcatgctctgttgctcctgtctcaaaaataaataaacatttacaatatttttttaaaaaacaaacaaaaaaaacacgtTGCTCTGTAAATTATCCCAGAGAGTTCTAACTCCCAGGCTGTTTCCCCCCAGCTATAACTTGGCTTCTTGACCACTTTCTTTGGCCACTCCATTCTGTTACTTCTATTCACCACCTTCACCCCCGCCACCCGCATTTTTAGTCCCTGAGATCACAGGGAAGAAAGGCTATATCATATTGGCATAGTATTATATCTACTTGTAGATTCATTTAGGCATTTCTTATTCCCCATGGATGTATGATTCTTGAAGTATCTCCTTTGTGCCAGCTGAAACTGGTTCTTACTGCAATGATCCCCTCATTAACCCATGGATTCACTACAATCTTTGACATGTGcccattatatatttgtcaaaaaatcatgattttacttttttccgAAAACTATTCTTAAATAATAGACATTTTCTCAACTAGGAATAAAAGCTTCTTCAGGAAACGATGCTATTTTTGCTGCTCTCCAACTTACAGTCTAAGAAAATATTGTGCTCTCTCTGCAAATGCTGCTTCAAGACCTAACTGACAAATTTAAAGACAttcctttctgtgcccctcctttCTGTGGAGGAAACAAACAATTTCAATGTGAAGGACAAGGTACACACAGCAAACAGAGCTAAAACAACTTCCAATTTTCATTTCTGCCCAGGAGATAGTATAGAGAAAATTATCTCAATCCCTACATATAACAATAGATATGAaatctctctctactccttcttctctttccccccaccaaCTTCCCCACCAAGGGGGGTGAGATTTGGAAAGTCCTGTTCCTATCAATTGGCAATTCCATAGTCTCCGATATTTGAACCACAGCAGGTGAGAAGAAAAAGCTGGGAAAAGACCCAAATTTTCACACTGTCTCAacacataaagataaaaatattgttCTGAACTCTGCAAGCATCAGTCATTGTTGTCatcatcagcttttttttttttaatgtttatttatttttgagagacaaagagaaagagagagcacacaagcaggggagggacagagagagatggagacagaatccctaAAGCAGGCTCctcgggctgtcagcacagagcccaatgctgggctcaaacccacacaccgtgagatcctgacccgaacCAAAAACGAGAGTCAGAGGcttcaaccaactgacccacccaggcaccccttgtcatCATCATCTTTATCTTAATTCATAATCACTCATAGAAATTGTTACAAACCTTCAGGTTTCAGCCTGCTGTGTAGAATGATGGGCTTTGGAGCAGGTCGTCAAGGGATCTGACCCTCTCCTTCCAGCTGTGTCTCTGGCTTATGTGATCTTTGGAGCTTTGATTCGTCATCTGTAAAAACGAGGTCATAGCTCTTGAGCGAATTAAATAAGATCAATCAAATAAGATAACATATACAAAAACTCTGTGCAAACTAATAGCTCTATAAAAGTTAGTTTCAGTCGCTTgacctttctctgtttccttatccCTCATGGGCACAATAatggtacctacctcatagaattCTTCTCAACTCTAAATAAGTAGATACATGTAAGAACATTTCCTGATACAGTGCTTAATACATGTTAGCTATTGATATTATTCATGTAGGCTCCACATGGGGGCGTGTCGGATTTTAAACGTCGTTTCATCTTCCACGGAGCATGGCACCGCGCATCCACCAGGCTACGTCTTTTCGAAACGATTTGCTAGCGGAAGAATCTTCCAACCCCAGAACACACCACCGGCGGGCGTTCGAGCGTAGGACTCAGGCCGGAACCCAAAGCTGGGGATGTGGAGAAGCCGGAGCTTCTTTGCGTTTGGACGCTGGCCCCGGAAGTGGCGAGGGCGGGGTCAACACTGCCGAGTAAAGTCCTCTGACTTGGGAAGATGCTGCTGGACCTTTCGGAGGAGCATAAAGAGCACCTGGCCTTTCTGCCGCAAGTGGACAGCACGGGTCAGGGGACGCGGCCGCGGAGGGTGGTGTTCTGTGGTCTGGGGAGGGGAACAAGGGGTGTGCCCGGCGCTCACGGTCTCCTGGTTTCCCTTGCAGTGGTCGCCGAGTTTGGGCGGATTGCGGTGGAATTCCTGAGGCGAGGCTCGAACCCCAAGATCTACGAAGGCGCCGCCAGTAAGCCTGGGAGGGGCACTTCGCGGGGAAGTGTGGGCCATTCTTTGGCACCCTGGAGAGATAGGGGTTTTTGCAGCTCCAATGGTCTAGTTCTCATTGTGGTAGAATAAAAAGCAGAAAGGCTCTTCAGGGCGCAAATCCTGCCCATCCCCTAAGTAGCTTTGAGATTTTTAAAGCTTCTATTAAGTCGGTGTTGTCCGTAAAATGGACATACTACCATCTGCCAGAGATACTATGATGCTGAAATGCACCAAAGCGTGTGAAATAGTTGGGTGAGCCATTAATATCATGCAAGTGTGTGGTTATAATTACTTCAAATATCCGCTTTTGCTGCAGTATTGTTTTTTCCCTGCCGGACAGGGTAGTTTCTGAGATTGTCAGCCCTTGAATTCCACTTATGCCAGACTTGAAGTAGCTGGACATTCAAGAGAAGGACTAAGGACTGTATGCCTGATGCTAGTCTGTCTCCACGGGTCTGCATTTTGAAAAGAAGGTTACACGGCGGCAAATACCCAAAGCATTTGTCCAGCAGTGGAGAATGAACAGGAGTCTATTACtaagtcattatttttcatcGTAGTGTTTGCAAATATGGAATAATGGATaatatttattcctaaataagaatttgaataaaaggataaatatcacacaataatttatttgcttttttttttcttttttcccaggaAAACTAAATGTGAGCAGTGACACTGTCCAGCATGGTGTGGAAGGATTAACATACCTCCTCACTGAAAGCTCAAAGCTTATGGTAAGGGCTTCTGTGGAGTGTTTGTATTTCTTCAACCTTAAAAAGCTCCAGTATACTCTGCATCATAGCCTCATAGTCCTGGAAGGCACCTGCTTATTTCAGTAATGTTGTTAATGGTTTATAATTGATTTAGTGAAGCCATGCCTAAACAATATGGCTGTAATGTGATCTGCTGGTATGAAAGCCTCTTGCTAGTATAAATTAGAATTCCCTCTAATTCTGCATGTTATTAAGCCATATACAATAGTGGGTATCCTAGGAAGGGGGaggaataaatgatttttttatttttatttttattttttttgcatattagCAGTATCTGACTTGACGGAGAATAGGAGAGAAactgggcatttaaaaaaaaaatttttttttaacgtttatgtatttttgagagacagagacagagcacgagtgggggagaggcagagagggagacacagaattggaaacaggctccaggctctgagctgtcagcacagagcccaacatggggctcaaacccacaagctgtgagatcatgacctgagctgaagtcagaggtccaaccgactgagcccccaggcaccctgagaaactGGGCatgttaataattctttttatgctttAATACAAGTATTTTTATGTATCAGAAACTCAGACTTCAAAATAGTGGGTAAGAGTTATCTCTATAAAGGATGTTGTTTCTTTTACCAGGCAGAAAAGAATTAGGAGATATcatattcttttgtgtatatcaAATATTTTAGCATTTCTAGACAAACATAAATTTGATGTTGTGTTAAACTTGATTCACTTTCAGATTTCTGAACTGGATTTCCAagattctgtttttgttctgGGATTCTCTGAAGAATTGAACAAATTATTGCTTCAGCTTTATCTAGACAACAGAAAAGAGATCAGAACTATTCTGAGTGAATTGGCACCAGACCTTCCCACTTACCACAGCCTTGAATGGAGACTAGATGTACAGGtatggttccccccccccccccccccgacaaacTATAAGATTAATTTTGGTTCTATGTCCTCAGGCTTATTGTATTCTTTACCACCTTAACTGAACTTTggtttgaaactttatttttttaatgtttattctgagaCCATTTTACAAATAGTTCATTTTCTGATATGCTTAATGTGTTTACATCAGTTTCACTTGCAAAGTTTGTAACAAATAGGTTCTTTTGGTAAGGAGATGGTCATGCAAATTTTTAAAGcggtatttgatttttaaaaacttttatgccTAAGCAAAACATACATGGATTAAAGTGCATACGTCATTGTATAGCTCAGTGAATTATCACATGGTAAAAACACCCATAAAACCAAGACTTGCCCATgacaggcaccccaaaagcatCCTCTTTGCTTCTTACCaattctccttctttcctttccaaaggTTAACGAGCACCCTGACTTCAAATACATAGATTACTTTCACTTGTTCTTTAACTTTCTATATATGAAATGATTCAGtaaatattcttttgtgtctggctgcttTTACACATTACGTTTGTAAGATTCAGTCATTTGCAAAGCCACATTGATAACCGAAAGGGAGTTCTCAGACTCTTGTATGTAGCCCTTTATCAAGCAGTGACAGCTAATAGATGTTTATTGAATGTCATCATTTGCTGATTAGAGCTGTGCCAAATGCATTGGTACACAAAAGAAGTATGAGACATTTTCTCAATTGGAAAAGATGCTATATACTCAGGGATATTAGATGTTCTCAAAATAACTAGTAATTACAGATAGTTATAAGTTACTGGAGGGGGGGAATATAGTTGTATACATAAAGTTACAGCTATGTACTGTACTTCACAAACATAGCTTAGGTCGTTCAGTGGATGCTTGCAGAATCCAGGAAAGCTTCAACAAAAGGAGGTAAAATTTCAGAAGGGTCAATAAATAGAGAAAACCAGGGTTAACGTTCTTGGAAGAGGAGGCAGCATAAGCATAAGGGAATGCTTTGAATAGGTTGCACACTAGTTCCCAAACTTGACTGCATATTGGAAAAGCCTGGATAGTCTTAAAATACTTTCGTATCTATGTTCCGCCCCCAGAGATTCTGCTTTATTGTTATGGGGTTTGGTCCGAGCATCAGAATTTTTTAGAGTTCCGCTTGTTACCCAGGTAATTCTAATTTGCAATAAAGTTTGTAAATTACTGTTATAGTGGATTCTTCCTGATTTGAATGGTGGTAAGATGGTCCAAACAGGATACAGAAATTCAGTTAGAGGGTTTAGCAGTTATAATCCAGTGTAATGAGTGCTTGAATAGGTATAAACACAGGGTATGGTATAAACCAGATTGTAGGCTCTATGAGGGCAGGTACTGTGTCTTGTTCAGTACTGTGTccccagcacaatgcctggtacataataggcATTCAGTGCTGAATataaaaaaaggtgggggagggtaaGTAGcttcttaaattatttatcaaatatttcttgTACAGTTATCATGTGTTAGGGATTGTGGATTTAAAGAATCAGACACAGTTCGTGCTCTTGGAGACATAAGCAGCAAATCCTGTGGGGCTATAGGAAGGAGGAGATCACTGTGGCCAAGCTTCTATGTTTAGGTCCTTTCATAATAACCAGGTGGAGGAGATGTGAGATGGTCATGTTTATGAGATTCAGTAGTAATTTATCTTGTAAATCTTTAGCTCTCTCTTGGGTGTGGGTAATTTCTGACTTTTGGGTTCTGGTAGCccatagaagttatttttttggCTTTATCGATTTGCATTGAGTTTTTCCATTATgaagacatttttagaaattagaaacaaGCAATTGAATTTTCTAAAACTTGGGAGAGCTCATTTACCCAGTGCAATGGGTTTGAATAGTGTGTTACTGCAAGAACTAATATAGTTTAAAGTTGAGTGTATACTGAATGAATATTGCTTCATGTGGTAAAATGCGCTTAAGGGGTAAAAAAGCTACTTAGAGAACTAATTGATTTTCTGAGCTCATTAGTCAAAATTATTACCAGGGATTTTAATTGGAGTAGATTCTTCTTTATAGGAGGAAGACTTGTCAGATGAAGATCAGCTGAATTGCTAGGAAACTAGT contains these protein-coding regions:
- the COMMD2 gene encoding COMM domain-containing protein 2, with protein sequence MLLDLSEEHKEHLAFLPQVDSTVVAEFGRIAVEFLRRGSNPKIYEGAARKLNVSSDTVQHGVEGLTYLLTESSKLMISELDFQDSVFVLGFSEELNKLLLQLYLDNRKEIRTILSELAPDLPTYHSLEWRLDVQLASRSLRQQIKPSVTIKLHLKQNGDHNTKVLQTDPATLLHLVQQLEQALEEMKTNHCRRVVRNIK